In Helianthus annuus cultivar XRQ/B chromosome 9, HanXRQr2.0-SUNRISE, whole genome shotgun sequence, the following are encoded in one genomic region:
- the LOC110944035 gene encoding uncharacterized protein LOC110944035, translating to MIHGLCGAAKPNYPCMVDGNCSKKFPKKFYDKTSLDSNGHPVYRRADSGFFVEKSGIQLDNRSVVPYSKTLLRRYQAHINVEWCKQATSIKYLFNYINKGPDRAEFGFVQNADEGQLEDGKDEIKELPFHLPDKRNVVYGPDDELDSVLQKSYVSSTMFLGWMEKNEKDPLARTLTYVEFPTKFVWKKDERIWDKRIIGKTIGRIHCVNPSMGDTYFLRILLNKVVGPKSFEDIHTVNGQVFPTFRDACYARGLLDDEKEYIEAIKEAYYTGSGYYLRNLFATMLASNTLSKPEHVWENTWEYLADGLSLPEEQIRNLTLLEIECYLLRNNSSLSRFSSMPQPDSESIYSADNRLIADELKYDVSATAIEFDNNLSSLTDEQRLAFDEIIDAVNNNSSGIASLLLPGGRTAHSRFHIPLNLTETSMCFIKPDDDVADLLKKTKLIIWDEAPMNHKHAFEALDGTMKDIFKCEMTFGGKVMVFGGDFRQILTVVPNGSRRDIVNVSITSSYIWSTCKVLTLTKNMRLTVGANASDIEEIKAFADWLLYLGEGKIGDSDDCEVVIDIPEDLLIKCSEDPMSNLIDFVYPSLLQLYKDKDYFAERAILAPTNEVVQEINEKLLASFPGDEVEYLSYDSICQTDQGKNEANARLYSPDVLNGLKIYGLHNHRLVLKVGVPVMLLRNIDQQNGLCNGTRLRITKLYKQVIEAKIISGGNIGTRTFIPRISLTPSDKRIPIKFQRRQFPLNVCFSMTINKSQGQSLSTGGLYLKYPVFSHGQLYVALSRVKKTEVV from the exons ATGATTCACGGACTGTGTGGTGCTGCAAAACCAAATTATCCGTGTATGGTCGATGGTAATTGTTCGAAGAAATTTCCTAAGAAGTTCTATGACAAGACTTCTCTAGATTCTAATGGTCATCCGGTCTATAGACGAGCCGATTCAGGTTTTTTTGTTGAGAAATCTGGTATTCAGCTTGATAACAGAAGTGTGGTTCCGTATAGCAAAACCCTATTGAGACGTTATCAGGCACACATTAACGTCGAATGGTGTAAGCAGGCTACGTCCATTAAGTATTTGTTTAACTACATTAACAAAGGACCAGATAGGGCAGAATTTGGTTTTGTACAAAATGCCGATGAAGGTCAGCTTGAAGACGGAAAAGATGAAATCAAAGA GCTTCCGTTTCATCTACCAGATAAACGAAACGTTGTATACGGCCCTGATGACGAACTTGATAGTGTTCTCCAAAAATCATATGTTTCTTCTACGATGTTTTTGGGGTGGATGGAAAAGAACGAAAAAGATCCGTTGGCGCGCACCCTTACTTACGTTGAGTTCCCAACTAAATTTGTTTGGAAGAAGGACGAAAGGATATGGGATAAACGCATAATAGGCAAAACCATTGGTCGTATTCATTGTGTGAATCCTTCTATGGGCGACACATACTTTTTAAGAATCCTTCTTAATAAGGTAGTAGGTCCTAAGTCTTTTGAAGACATTCATACTGTGAATGGACAAGTCTTCCCAACATTTAGAGATGCGTGCTATGCTAGAGGTCTTTTAGATGACGAAAAGGAGTATATTGAAGCTATCAAAGAGGCGTACTACACAGGTTCAGGTTACTATCTTCGTAATCTGTTTGCTACAATGTTGGCGTCTAATACATTATCAAAGCCTGAACATGTTTGGGAAAACACATGGGAGTACCTTGCGGATG GTTTGTCTCTTCCAGAAGAACAAATAAGGAACCTAACGTTGCTGGAAATTGAGTGTTACTTATTACGTAACAACTCAAGTTTAAGTCGGTTTTCGTCTATGCCTCAACCCGACAGTGAATCAATATATTCAGCAGACAACCGTTTAATTGCTGACGAGCTTAAGTACGATGTAAGCGCTACTGCCATTGAATTTGATAATAATTTAAGCAGCCTAACCGATGAGCAGCGTTTAGCGTTTGATGAGATAATTGATGCAGTTAATAATAATTCAAGTGGAATCGCATCTCTTTTGTTACCTGGTGGACGTACTGCACATTCAAGGTTTCATATACCTTTAAATTTAACAGAAACCTCGATGTGTTTTATTAAACCGGATGATGACGTTGCTGATTTATTGAAGAAAACGAAATTGATCATTTGGGATGAAGCACCGATGAATCATAAACATGCGTTTGAAGCACTTGACGGAACAATGAAAGATATCTTCAAATGTGAGATGACCTTTGGTGGAAAAGTTATGGTGTTCGGTGGCGACTTTAGACAAATACTTACGGTTGTACCAAATGGCAGTAGGCGAGATATCGTTAATGTTTCAATCACGTCGTCGTATATTTGGAGTACTTGCAAGGTCCTTACGTTAACCAAAAACATGAGATTAACTGTAGGAGCCAACGCATCTGATATAGAGGAGATTAAAGCTTTTGCGGATTGGTTGCTTTACTTGGGCGAGGGAAAGATTGGTGACAGTGATGATTGTGAGGTGGTTATAGATATTCCTGAAGATTTGTTAATCAAGTGCTCTGAGGATCCTATGTCAAATCTGATCGACTTTGTATATCCTTCACTTCTTCAACTGTACAAAGATAAAGATTATTTTGCTGAAAGAGCTATATTAGCACCAACAAACGAGGTTGTTCAAGAAATTAATGAAAAATTGCTTGCTTCGTTTCCTGGCGATGAAGTGGAGTATCTGAGTTATGATAGTATTTGTCAAACTGATCAAGGAAAGAATGAAGCAAATGCGAGACTATATTCTCCCGATGTTCTAAATGGTCTAAAAATTTATGGTCTGCATAATCATCGATTAGTCCTTAAAGTTGGTGTACCTGTAATGTTGCTTCGTAATATCGATCAACAAAATGGTTTATGCAACGGTACGAGATTACGGATTACTAAACTTTATAAACAGGTTATAGAGGCGAAGATTATATCCGGAGGAAACATAGGGACCAGAACGTTTATTCCACGAATCAGTTTGACACCGTCGGATAAAAGAATTCCTATCAAGTTTCAACGACGACAATTCCCCTTAAATGTATGTTTTTCAATGACTATAAATAAAAGTCAAGGACAATCTCTATCAACGGGTGGATTGTATTTGAAATATCCAGTTTTCTCACATGGTCAGCTTTATGTTGCGTTATCAAGAGTTAAAAAAACAGAGGTGGTGTGA